One window from the genome of bacterium encodes:
- the serS gene encoding serine--tRNA ligase: MLDIKRIREQPDLVRQGIANKNEKGDVDAVLALDARRREIIAEVEQLKNTRNVVSQEIARLKKEKQDADDKIAEMKGVSDTIKSMDEELRDVDGRMREALLMLPNLCHESVPVGTSESDNAEIRSWVPEQAIGLTEEAEVDVLDHIELGKKHHILDFDRGAKLSGSGFALYTGEGATLERALINFMIDVHLRDHGYREVFPPFLVNEASMYGTGQLPKMSEDMYRCADDDLYLIPTAEVPITNMYRDEILDSEAVPSRFCGYSACFRREAGSYGKQTKGFLRVHQFNKVELVKFARPEESYDELESLVADVERILHLLEIPYRVLLLCTGDSSFSSAKTYDLEVWSPAEKTWLEASSCSNFEDFQARRANIRWRPDGPKSKPEFVHTLNGSGLATSRLMVAILENYQTPEGKIIVPKVLQPYTGFTMIG, from the coding sequence ATGCTGGATATCAAGCGTATCCGTGAACAGCCCGACCTCGTCAGGCAGGGCATTGCGAACAAAAATGAAAAGGGTGATGTCGATGCCGTGCTCGCACTCGATGCACGGCGCCGCGAAATCATTGCCGAAGTGGAACAGCTCAAAAATACCCGCAATGTGGTTTCGCAGGAGATCGCGCGCCTGAAGAAGGAAAAACAGGATGCGGACGACAAGATTGCGGAGATGAAAGGGGTTTCCGATACCATCAAAAGTATGGACGAGGAACTGCGAGATGTTGACGGACGCATGCGCGAAGCACTGCTCATGCTGCCCAACCTCTGCCATGAAAGTGTGCCGGTCGGCACGAGTGAAAGCGACAATGCCGAGATCCGCTCCTGGGTGCCCGAACAGGCGATCGGCCTCACGGAAGAGGCTGAGGTCGACGTGCTTGACCACATCGAACTTGGAAAGAAACACCATATTCTTGACTTCGACCGCGGTGCGAAACTCAGCGGCAGCGGTTTCGCGCTCTATACCGGTGAGGGTGCCACGCTCGAACGTGCCCTGATCAATTTCATGATCGACGTGCATCTCCGCGATCATGGCTACCGCGAGGTCTTCCCGCCGTTTCTCGTCAACGAAGCCAGCATGTACGGTACAGGACAGCTGCCCAAGATGAGTGAGGACATGTACCGCTGCGCGGATGACGATCTCTACCTGATTCCAACCGCTGAGGTCCCCATCACGAACATGTACCGTGACGAAATCCTCGACAGTGAAGCAGTGCCGTCGCGTTTCTGCGGCTATTCCGCCTGCTTCCGCAGGGAAGCGGGTTCCTATGGAAAACAGACCAAGGGTTTCCTGCGCGTGCATCAGTTCAACAAGGTCGAGCTGGTCAAGTTTGCGCGCCCCGAAGAGTCGTATGACGAACTCGAGTCGCTGGTTGCGGATGTGGAACGTATCCTGCATCTGCTGGAAATTCCCTACCGCGTGCTTCTTCTCTGCACCGGCGACAGCTCCTTTTCGTCGGCGAAGACCTATGACCTCGAAGTGTGGTCGCCTGCGGAAAAAACCTGGCTTGAAGCGTCCTCCTGCAGCAATTTTGAAGATTTCCAGGCGCGGCGGGCAAATATTCGCTGGCGTCCTGATGGACCGAAGAGCAAACCTGAATTCGTACACACGCTCAACGGTTCGGGACTTGCGACATCCAGGTTGATGGTCGCCATTCTCGAGAATTACCAGACTCCTGAAGGAAAAATCATTGTGCCGAAAGTGCTGCAGCCATATACGGGTTTCACGATGATCGGGTAG
- a CDS encoding NAD(P)-dependent oxidoreductase, whose product MRILITGAHGLLGQKLALMFGRETDDELLLTDLAPKTFFLHDRFDYQQLDITRLGDVKSLVSSFRPDVIINTAAMTNVDGCEEDRRGSWQLNVDGVKNLLIPARRIDGCRLVQLSSDYVFDGRHAPYSESSRPQPVSYYGRSKLAAENAVKSSPVEGVIVRTQVLYGTGYETRPNFVTWVLSQFEKGLPFRVVDDQRGNPTLADDLAFGILKLIEKRCQGVYHVSGPESIDRFSFAQKIADIFSFDRSLVSPTTSQEIGQPANRPPDSTFITLKFESECDFRLSDVQLGLTRLQQQFREGATHTDLLSDSRFLSSK is encoded by the coding sequence ATGAGAATACTGATTACAGGCGCGCATGGATTGCTCGGACAGAAGCTTGCGCTGATGTTCGGCAGGGAAACGGACGACGAGCTGCTGCTCACCGATCTCGCGCCGAAAACATTTTTCCTGCATGATCGTTTCGATTACCAGCAGCTCGACATCACCCGTCTCGGTGACGTCAAGAGCCTGGTCTCCTCCTTCCGTCCCGACGTCATCATCAATACCGCCGCCATGACCAACGTCGATGGCTGTGAAGAAGACCGCCGGGGTTCGTGGCAGCTGAATGTCGACGGGGTGAAAAACCTGCTCATCCCCGCACGTCGCATCGATGGCTGCCGACTGGTGCAGCTCTCCAGCGATTATGTGTTCGATGGCCGGCATGCTCCGTATTCGGAAAGCTCGCGTCCCCAGCCTGTCAGCTACTACGGCAGATCCAAGCTGGCGGCGGAGAACGCCGTGAAATCTTCTCCGGTCGAGGGGGTTATCGTGCGCACACAGGTGTTGTACGGTACGGGCTATGAGACGAGGCCCAATTTTGTGACCTGGGTGCTCTCACAGTTTGAGAAGGGACTGCCGTTCCGTGTTGTCGATGACCAGCGTGGGAATCCGACCCTGGCCGACGATCTTGCATTCGGCATCCTGAAGCTCATCGAGAAAAGATGCCAGGGCGTGTACCACGTTTCAGGGCCTGAATCCATCGATCGTTTTTCATTTGCACAAAAAATTGCCGACATTTTCTCCTTCGACAGGTCGCTGGTATCACCGACGACGTCACAGGAGATTGGTCAGCCGGCGAACAGACCTCCAGACAGTACTTTTATCACGCTGAAGTTCGAGTCTGAATGCGACTTCCGGCTCAGCGACGTGCAGCTGGGACTTACCCGGCTGCAGCAGCAGTTCCGGGAAGGCGCCACACATACGGATCTCCTTTCCGACAGCAGATTTCTTTCATCTAAATAA
- a CDS encoding carbohydrate kinase family protein codes for MTTLLLGHLVLDEIHALDGSIWHAAGGITFPLGAFNALAGEQDSILPVFPFGADGRPTLQDLASRFPCVSFDHCWEVPQDTTRVRLFHEAEQQYNTQLVRSLSPIPPERFSPILGDAQLVYLNLMTGDDILLEHASLLRGSGRLVYIDLHMIAYRVHADGSREPASEERWKQWLAAGDVVQCNAREFDALTGGASATPEYMQRLLEESGCRHFVLTRGENGAEVFSRNGDCLHVPVVPAARTVDPTGCGDAFGATLGMELARGSDLADAAARAARAASYVVGIKGSVGLEALHDALGEMTR; via the coding sequence ATGACCACGCTGCTGCTCGGACATCTCGTACTGGATGAAATCCATGCGTTGGACGGCAGCATCTGGCATGCAGCCGGAGGCATAACTTTTCCCCTCGGTGCATTCAACGCCCTGGCTGGTGAGCAAGACAGCATTCTGCCTGTATTTCCGTTCGGCGCTGACGGCAGACCAACGCTGCAGGACCTCGCTTCCAGGTTCCCATGCGTTTCCTTCGACCATTGCTGGGAAGTGCCGCAGGATACCACGCGCGTGCGACTGTTCCACGAAGCGGAACAGCAGTACAATACGCAGCTCGTCCGCAGTCTCTCGCCCATTCCACCCGAACGCTTTTCCCCCATACTCGGGGATGCACAGCTTGTGTACCTCAACCTCATGACCGGAGATGATATCCTGCTCGAGCATGCATCGCTGCTGCGTGGAAGCGGTCGCCTCGTGTATATCGATCTCCACATGATTGCATACAGGGTGCATGCTGACGGCAGCAGAGAGCCCGCCTCCGAAGAGCGATGGAAACAATGGCTTGCCGCGGGTGATGTCGTGCAGTGCAACGCGCGCGAGTTCGATGCACTCACCGGGGGCGCATCCGCCACGCCGGAGTACATGCAACGGCTGCTCGAAGAAAGCGGATGCAGGCATTTTGTGCTCACCCGCGGAGAAAACGGGGCGGAGGTGTTTTCGCGCAACGGTGACTGCCTTCATGTTCCTGTCGTGCCCGCAGCGCGGACGGTGGATCCGACCGGCTGTGGCGATGCCTTCGGTGCAACACTCGGGATGGAACTGGCACGTGGCAGTGATCTTGCCGATGCCGCGGCGCGCGCTGCCCGTGCGGCCTCGTATGTCGTAGGTATCAAGGGGTCTGTCGGACTCGAAGCGCTGCATGACGCACTCGGAGAGATGACACGATGA
- a CDS encoding MCE family protein: MKKANLSKARVGLLIFLGVISFTLAIFYIGDKSQLFSSVFYVQVNFSSAEGVKPGAYVVLSGYNVGTVSSISLTEEADSVRLLLRVSEDVHPFIKTDSKAEVKQEGLVGNKFINLNIGSDKAKPVDDYGFIEGVPPFALTSLADNVTSITDTAKLVMVQMNTLLTHLNEGDGTIGKLLTDDEIYRRLVGVVEETESGLKQTNARLDQLSDLLVESAETLKRIATKADTAMGSTSRITAEAAELMDDINSGQGTLGALMKDRALYDSLVTLLTTLNDVGYEAADAANQAANSLHAMREHWLFGRVFAGDNFEEEDPPMSAYQHKLRMVNQKLRELNEREKQLRQREQRMQQGKQGPGR, encoded by the coding sequence ATGAAAAAAGCCAATCTGTCCAAAGCCCGCGTTGGTCTTCTCATTTTCCTGGGTGTGATCTCCTTCACGCTGGCCATCTTCTACATCGGAGACAAGAGCCAGCTCTTCAGCTCCGTCTTCTACGTGCAGGTGAATTTCTCCAGTGCGGAAGGAGTGAAACCCGGCGCGTACGTCGTGCTCTCCGGATACAATGTCGGAACAGTGTCCTCTATCAGCCTGACCGAGGAAGCCGACAGCGTCCGCCTTCTGCTTCGCGTCAGCGAAGATGTGCATCCTTTCATCAAGACGGATTCAAAAGCCGAGGTGAAACAGGAAGGACTGGTCGGGAACAAGTTCATCAACCTCAATATAGGTTCGGACAAGGCGAAGCCGGTTGATGATTACGGATTTATCGAAGGCGTGCCTCCGTTTGCGCTGACCAGTCTCGCCGACAATGTGACTTCCATCACCGATACGGCGAAGCTCGTCATGGTGCAGATGAACACCCTGCTCACTCATCTCAATGAGGGTGACGGGACAATAGGAAAGCTTTTGACCGATGATGAGATCTATCGCCGTCTTGTCGGTGTTGTCGAGGAGACGGAAAGTGGACTGAAGCAGACGAACGCGAGGCTTGACCAGCTCTCCGATTTACTCGTCGAAAGTGCGGAAACGCTCAAACGCATCGCCACGAAAGCCGATACGGCGATGGGCAGTACCAGCCGGATCACCGCGGAAGCGGCTGAGCTGATGGACGATATCAACAGCGGGCAGGGGACGCTCGGTGCGCTTATGAAGGATCGCGCGCTGTATGACTCGCTCGTTACGCTTCTGACCACCCTGAACGACGTTGGGTATGAAGCAGCGGATGCCGCAAACCAGGCTGCGAACAGTTTGCATGCCATGCGTGAACACTGGCTGTTCGGCCGCGTTTTCGCAGGTGATAATTTCGAAGAGGAAGATCCTCCGATGTCCGCCTATCAGCACAAGCTGCGCATGGTCAATCAGAAACTGCGTGAGCTCAACGAACGTGAAAAACAGTTGCGACAGCGTGAACAGCGCATGCAGCAGGGGAAACAGGGACCCGGACGATGA
- a CDS encoding ATP-binding cassette domain-containing protein, with protein MQNNEILIDVADVWKSFDEHEVLKGITMQVRNGSSDVILGRSGIGKSVLLKSIVGLLTPERGSIHVMGEEVIGMKTRAINTLRKRIGYVFQYAALYDSLTVRENLEFPLRKHTDADEDEITDRVFEQLRLVGLEDAIDKMPSELSGGMKKRIGLARAIIKRPEIVLYDEPTAGLDPITAREISELILSLEEQFGITSITVTHDLECARIIANSIYILDDGVFQHQGTYDELKSSTDPYTRAFFQVAL; from the coding sequence ATGCAGAACAACGAAATTCTCATCGACGTTGCGGATGTCTGGAAATCGTTCGACGAGCACGAAGTGCTCAAAGGCATCACCATGCAGGTGCGCAACGGTTCGAGCGACGTTATTCTCGGACGCAGTGGTATCGGGAAAAGCGTCCTGCTCAAAAGTATTGTCGGACTTCTCACGCCCGAACGTGGGTCAATTCACGTGATGGGCGAAGAGGTCATCGGAATGAAAACCCGTGCGATAAACACCCTGCGGAAGAGAATCGGCTACGTGTTCCAGTACGCGGCGTTGTACGATTCGCTGACCGTGCGCGAGAACCTGGAGTTTCCCCTCCGCAAGCACACGGATGCCGATGAGGATGAGATCACCGATCGCGTATTTGAACAGCTCAGGCTGGTCGGACTCGAAGACGCCATCGATAAGATGCCCTCGGAACTTTCCGGGGGGATGAAAAAGCGTATCGGACTGGCCCGGGCGATCATCAAGCGACCGGAAATCGTTCTCTACGACGAACCGACGGCCGGACTCGATCCCATTACCGCACGCGAAATTTCAGAGCTTATCCTGAGCCTCGAAGAGCAGTTCGGCATCACGTCGATTACCGTGACGCACGATCTCGAATGTGCCCGCATTATCGCAAACAGCATCTACATTCTCGATGACGGCGTGTTCCAGCACCAGGGCACGTACGATGAGCTGAAATCCTCCACCGATCCGTATACCCGTGCATTCTTCCAGGTGGCATTATGA
- a CDS encoding ABC transporter permease has translation MEEVYRITMFGLRFFRYLFVPPYEFGQVRKHLDDLGSKSLPLLTVVGLIMGLILALQSRPTLDRFGAGGFLPAMIALTIVRELGPVITALIVAGRVSSGIGAEVGSMKVTEQIDALEVSAVDPYNYLVVTRVLACAIILPLLTAYVDFLAIFGGYVAEWLNHNSSFQLYFTEVIQSIRFYDLLPGVGKTIAFGYIIGVIGTYQGFNTSRGTEGVGRAATSAVVLSSLNIIFLDMVIIQLTYLFLGTGA, from the coding sequence ATGGAGGAAGTGTACAGGATTACCATGTTCGGTTTGCGCTTTTTCCGCTATCTCTTTGTCCCGCCGTATGAATTCGGACAGGTACGCAAGCATCTCGATGATCTCGGTTCGAAATCGCTGCCGTTGCTGACGGTTGTCGGACTGATCATGGGACTCATCCTTGCCCTGCAGTCGCGTCCCACTCTCGATCGTTTCGGCGCAGGCGGGTTTCTTCCGGCCATGATTGCCCTGACGATCGTACGGGAACTTGGTCCGGTCATTACCGCGCTTATCGTTGCCGGAAGGGTGAGTTCAGGTATTGGTGCGGAAGTCGGTTCGATGAAAGTGACTGAGCAGATCGATGCACTTGAAGTTTCCGCGGTCGATCCCTACAACTATCTCGTGGTCACCCGTGTGCTTGCCTGCGCCATCATCCTGCCGCTGCTCACCGCCTACGTCGATTTCCTGGCGATTTTCGGTGGTTATGTGGCCGAATGGCTCAATCACAACTCCAGTTTCCAGCTGTACTTCACTGAGGTTATTCAGTCGATCCGCTTCTACGACCTGCTCCCGGGCGTCGGGAAAACCATCGCCTTCGGCTATATCATCGGTGTGATCGGAACCTATCAGGGATTCAATACCAGCAGGGGAACGGAAGGCGTCGGACGCGCGGCCACCTCTGCCGTCGTCCTTTCATCATTGAACATCATCTTTCTCGATATGGTTATTATTCAGCTCACGTATCTCTTTCTCGGAACCGGGGCCTGA
- a CDS encoding NYN domain-containing protein has protein sequence MEYKKTYIDGYNVLRKISRLERLMQSNADAARRGFVEFVRRRARSLGHTVIVFDGHGDVIGGGARISVVYSLTRTADSWIRMSLEKEHHPRMCLVISSDNEVRAHALACGAEVLGAQEFITQKKKEKQDTVEMRLKTQAVSEHEIRFWMREFERDSENNDDGGTPGGKPGGKKGGRPHGSGQ, from the coding sequence ATGGAGTACAAAAAGACCTATATTGACGGCTATAACGTTCTCCGAAAGATTTCACGGCTCGAACGCCTCATGCAGTCGAATGCCGACGCGGCACGAAGAGGCTTCGTCGAGTTCGTGCGCCGAAGGGCGCGCAGCCTCGGCCATACGGTCATCGTGTTCGACGGACATGGTGATGTGATTGGCGGCGGCGCACGGATTTCGGTGGTGTACTCGTTGACCCGCACAGCGGATTCCTGGATTCGCATGAGCCTGGAAAAAGAACACCACCCGCGCATGTGCCTGGTGATCAGCTCTGACAACGAGGTCCGTGCTCATGCCCTGGCATGCGGAGCGGAAGTTCTCGGCGCGCAGGAGTTCATTACGCAAAAGAAAAAGGAAAAGCAGGATACCGTAGAAATGCGTCTGAAAACGCAGGCGGTCTCAGAACATGAAATCCGCTTCTGGATGCGTGAGTTTGAACGGGATTCTGAAAACAATGATGACGGCGGAACGCCGGGTGGCAAGCCGGGTGGCAAGAAAGGCGGAAGGCCACATGGATCCGGACAATGA